One Haloarchaeobius amylolyticus DNA window includes the following coding sequences:
- a CDS encoding DsbA family oxidoreductase: MGKGPTGTSESTDNEPEEEEPKVHPDQTDFDEHDTLENDDPDQEETPTPPAGGGGGRGGAGGGGGPGAAPVTPGGEEAPETDEPEDEPEKKSPEADEPPEPPEETEQSEETDDTEDEEEDEEPEEKEAEIIVYTDPWDITGWGNEPDLRRLQETFGDKLTIEYDVLPARTIEEWKGDTEMPTVDGPDLPESTADSYRALTAAQEQGLAREYLRRLRIAALSEGRDIESEDILVELAAEVGLDAGQLREDMANVDIEVPEPVEETPHMEVTIADIPHFWTENIEFGRIFGRMVGEGVQPQPTGRMIPQFVAEYEPVTTAEVAETFELDQVQAAEELRQRENVVSRDFGSGTFWFPI; encoded by the coding sequence ATGGGTAAGGGTCCTACTGGAACGAGCGAGAGCACCGACAACGAACCAGAAGAGGAAGAACCCAAGGTCCACCCGGACCAGACGGACTTCGACGAACACGACACTCTCGAGAACGACGATCCCGACCAAGAGGAAACCCCAACGCCGCCCGCTGGAGGCGGCGGTGGTAGAGGTGGTGCAGGTGGTGGAGGAGGGCCTGGTGCCGCTCCTGTTACCCCCGGCGGTGAGGAGGCTCCTGAAACAGACGAACCCGAAGATGAGCCAGAAAAGAAGTCGCCCGAAGCGGACGAGCCGCCAGAGCCACCCGAGGAGACGGAGCAGTCCGAGGAGACGGATGACACCGAAGACGAAGAAGAGGACGAGGAGCCAGAGGAAAAGGAGGCGGAGATAATCGTCTACACCGACCCCTGGGACATCACGGGCTGGGGCAACGAACCGGATCTCCGTCGCCTGCAGGAGACGTTCGGAGACAAACTCACGATCGAGTACGACGTCCTCCCAGCTCGTACGATTGAAGAGTGGAAGGGCGACACCGAGATGCCCACCGTCGACGGCCCGGACCTTCCCGAATCCACGGCGGATTCATACCGGGCGCTCACCGCTGCTCAGGAGCAGGGTCTCGCCCGCGAGTACCTCCGACGACTCCGGATCGCAGCGTTATCTGAGGGCCGTGACATCGAGAGCGAGGACATCCTTGTCGAGCTCGCCGCAGAGGTCGGACTCGACGCCGGCCAACTCCGAGAGGATATGGCGAACGTCGATATCGAGGTCCCAGAACCCGTCGAGGAGACGCCCCATATGGAGGTCACGATTGCCGACATCCCGCACTTCTGGACTGAGAACATCGAATTCGGTCGGATCTTCGGACGAATGGTTGGTGAGGGTGTTCAGCCACAGCCGACGGGACGGATGATTCCTCAGTTCGTTGCCGAGTACGAACCGGTCACTACCGCCGAGGTGGCGGAGACCTTTGAGCTGGACCAAGTCCAAGCAGCCGAGGAACTCCGGCAGCGGGAGAACGTCGTGTCCCGCGACTTCGGATCCGGAACATTCTGGTTCCCAATCTAA